TTGATGCCCGAAAGGCACCACCGCATGTCGACCATCCCCTCCTTCAGTGCCCTCGGCACTCCCGCCCCTCTCGTCGCCGCGCTCACCGCGAGCGGCATCACGGAGCCGTTCCCCATCCAGGTGGACACCCTCCCCGACACCCTCAACGGCCGCGACGTCCTCGGCCGCGGCAAGACCGGCTCGGGCAAGACCCTCGCCTTCTCGATCCCGATGATCGCCCGCCTCGGCGGATCGCTCGCCGGCGGCCGCCGCCGCCCGGGCCGCCCGCTCGGACTCGTCCTCGCGCCGACCCGTGAGCTCGCCACGCAGATCACCGCCGCGATGCAGCCCCTCGCCGACGCGTACGGCATCGTCACCACCACGATCTTCGGCGGCGTCTCGCAGCAGCGCCAGGTCGCGGCCCTCAAGCAGGGCGTCGACATCGTCGTGGCCTGCCCCGGCCGCCTCGAGGACCTCATGAAGCAGGGCTTCGTGAACCTCGACGCCGTCGAGATCACCGTCCTCGACGAGGCCGACCACATGGCCGACCTGGGCTTCCTCCCCGTCGTCACGCGCATCCTCGACAAGACCCCCCGCGGCGGCCAGCGCCTCCTGTTCTCGGCCACGCTCGACAACGGCGTGGACAAGCTCGTCAAGAAGTACCTGCAGAACGAGGTGCTCCACTCGGTCGACGAGGCCAACTCGCCCGTCGCTCTGATGACCCACCACGTCTTCGAGGTCGACGGTCTCGACTCCAAGAACGCCCTCGTGAAGACCCTCGCGTCGGGCACCGGTCGCCGCATCCTCTTCATGCGCACCAAGCACCACGCGAAGAAGCTCGCCAAGCAGCTGACCGGCCAGGGCATCCCGGCGGTCGACCTGCACGGCAACCTCTCGCAGGTCGCCCGCGACCGCAACCTCGCCGCATTCGGCGCCGGCACCGTCAAGGTGCTCGTCGCGACCGACGTCGCCGCCCGCGGAGTGCACGTCGACGACGTCGAGCTCGTGATCCACGTCGACCCGCCCATGGAGCACAAGGCGTACCTGCACCGCTCGGGCCGCACCGCCCGCGCCGGCAGCGAGGGCGACGTCGTCACGGTCGTGCTGCCCACGCAGCGCGGCGACGTGAAGACGCTCCTGCGCAAGGCCGCCATCCAGGTCACCCCGCAGCAGGTCACGGCCGACTCGGCCGCGGTCTCGAAGCTCGTCGGAGACGTCGCGGCCTACGTGACGCCGACCGCGGTCGTCGAGCCCGCCCGCGGCCAGTCGCAGGGCGGACGCTCGCAGGGCGCCAACGCTCAGCGCAAGCGCGTCGCGCGCACCGAGGGCGGCGCAGCCCCCGCGGCGGCCGCGGCGAGCGCTCGGCGGCCCCGCCTCCGACCGTCCCCGTCGCGAGCGCAGCTCGTCCGAGGGCGGAGCCCGCGGCGGCGCGCACCGGCGGCCGCGGTCGCACCGCAGGAGCGGCCTCGACCGGCGGCGGCTCGCGCTCGTTCTACAGCACCGCCACCGGCGGCGCCTCGTCCTCGGCTCCCGCCGGTGGCGAGCGCCGCGGCGGCCGTCGCGCGCAGGGCTGAGTTCGTTTGCGCGCCGCGTAGCGGCGCGCCGCGGTCGGCAGACCGCGTGGTTGCGATCCGCAGAGCGTGTTGCGAACGGCTAGGCCGATTCGCTCGCACGCGAATCGGCCGTTCGCCTCGCGAGGTGTCGGCTGGTCTGCCGAGGAACCCTCGGCAGGCCTGCGCGGGGTCGAGTACAGAAGGCCGGGTGGGACTCGGACGACATCAGTCGTTCCAGGCCCACCCGGCCTTTTCGCGTCCCGTCAGGAGCAGTCGCGCGCTGGACCGAGGCTCAACCCCGGCGAACGTCCCGGAACCGGCCGACGCGAGACCTCGCCCTCGGTTGCAGACGCCATCGGAAGACGCGGCAGCCTCCCCGACCCGGCCGACACCGTGCACGCGCGGCGAAGCCGAACGCGTGATTCGCGTTCCAGCGAATCGCGCTAGGTGGAACGCGCGACGCTCTACGGGACGCGGCCACCTCGCCGAGCCAACTGCGGTGGGCCGCTCCGCGGCCCACAAGACGGCACAGCCGAATCGCGCTAGGCAGAACGCATGACGCTCTGCGGGACGCGGCCACCTCGGCCAGCCGACCGCGGTGGGCCGCCCCGCCGCCCACAAGAGGGCACAGCCGAATCGCGCTAGGCAGAACGCGCGACGCTCTGCGGGACGCGGCCACCTCGGCCAGCCGACTGCGGTGGGCCGCCCCGCGGCCCACAAGAGGGCACAGCCGAATCGCGCTAGGCGGAACGCGCGACGCTCCACGCGACCCCGCCATCCGACCCAGCCGACCGCGGTGAGCCGCCTCGCGGCTCACCAGAGAACTCAGCGCAGGCGCCCGACCGAGGCGAGAGCGGCGCGCACCAGCGCCCCGCGCCCGCCCTCCATCTCGGCGGAGACGGCGTCGGAGGAGGCCTCGTCGGGGGTCATCCACGTCAGCTCGAGGGCGTCCTGGCGCGGATCGCAGGTGCCGGTGACCGGGACGACGTAGGCGAGGGACACCGCGTGCTGCCGCTCGTCGGTGAAGGGGCCCATCCCCGGCATCGGGAAGTACTCCGCGACGTGGAACGGCAGGGGGCTCGCGGGCAGCAGCGGGAACGCCATCGGCCCGAGGTCCTTCTCGAGGTGGCGGAAGAGCGCGTCGCGCAGCGTCTCTCCGTACATCACCCGGCCGGACACGATGGTGCGGGTGATCTGGCCCGACGGGGTCGCGCGGAGCAGGACCCCCACCTCCGTCACCTGGCCGAGGCCGTCCACGCGCACGGGCACCGCCTCCACGTACAGGAGCGGGAGCCGGCGGCGGATGTCGGCGAGTTCGTCATCGGACAGCCACCCGGAGTTCGGGTCAGGGGTGCGCACGCTCATAGGCCCATTCTTACCCGACGTTCATGTCCGTCCGGTTTCGGCGGCGGGCGCGACGGTGCGCTGGACGATGATGGTGCGATGGGAATCGATCCGAACGCGGTGCTGTGGTCCTCGTCCGAGAAGGACCGGACCGGGCGTCCCCTCCTCGTCCTGCTGCACGGCTACGGCTCGCACGAGGGCGATCTGTTCTCGCTCGGCGTGTACCTGCCGCTGGAGCCCGTGCTCGCGTCGCTGCGCGCTCCGCTCGCCCTCGGCGGCGGGGCGAACGCGTGGTGGCCGCTCCGCGTGCCCCTGGATCCCGAGGAGCCGCGGGCGGATCCCGTGGCGGTCGAGGCGGCGACGCGGGGCGTCCTGGAGTGGCTGGACGCCCTCGACCACCCGGGCCCGGTCGGTCTGCTCGGGTTCTCGCAGGGAGCCGCCCTCGCCGTCCAGCTCCTGCGCCGCGCACCCGAGAGGTTCGCCTTCGCCGTCGCCCTGTCGGGCTTCGTCGTGCCGGCCGTCCCCGGCGACGAGGCGGACGCCCGCCTGGTGCGGGAGCGCCCGCACGTGTTCTGGGGGCGCGGGACGCTCGACACCGTGATCCCGGTGGAGCTCGTGTCGGACGCCGCGGCCTGGTTCCCCGGGCACACCGCGCTCGACGCGAGGGTCTACGAGGGCGTGGCGCACGGAGTGGGGCAGGCCGAGCTCGCCGACGTGGGCGCGTTCATCCGCGCGCGCTTCGCCTGATCCGGCCGCCCCCGCGCCCGTCAAGGGTTTGCCCTCGGCGGACGCCCGGGGCAGTGTCGGTAGTGGCAGGGAGGATGAACGCATGCCGAACGTCCTCGATCGCTTCTCCCCCGCCACGCGCGCGTGGTTCGAGGGCGCGTTCCCGGCGCCCACCTCGGCGCAGGAGGGCGCGTGGACGGCGATCTCGAGCGGCTCGCACGCCCTGGTGGTCGCCCCGACCGGCTCGGGCAAGACGCTGTCGGCGTTCCTCTGGGCGATCGACAGGCTGGTGCAGGGGCCGCCCCCCGAGGATCCGCAGCACCGCACCCGCGTGCTCTACGTCTCGCCGCTCAAGGCGCTCGGAGTCGACGTGGAGCGGAATCTGCGCTCCCCGCTCGTCGGAGTCACGCAGACGGCCCTGCGGCTGAGCGCCGAGGGCATCGGCACGGCCCCCTCCACCGTCACCGTCGGCGTCCGCTCGGGCGACACCCCCGCGGCCGAGCGGCGGGTGCTGCAGAAGACCCCGCCGGACATCCTGATCACGACGCCCGAGTCGCTCTACCTCATGCTGACCTCGGCCGCGCGCGAGTCGCTGCGCGGAGTCGAGACCGTCATCGTCGACGAGGTGCACGCCGTCGCGTCGACGAAGCGCGGCGCGCACCTCGCGGTGTCGCTCGAGCGGCTCGACGCCCTCCTCCCGAAGCCGGTGCAGCGCATCGGCCTCTCGGCGACGGTGCGCCCGCGCGAGGAGGTCGCCCGGTTCCTGGCCGGCCGCTCGCCCGTGCAGATCGTCGCGCCCGCCTCCGAGAAGCGCTGGGACCTCAGCGTCGTCGTCCCGGTCGAGGACATGTCCGAGCTCGGCGCGACCACGCAGCAGGAGGGGTCGACGATGGGGGCGACCGGTCCGCAGAGCGGGTCGATCTGGCCGCACATCGAGGAGTCGATCGTCGACCGCGTGCTCGCTCACACCTCCTCCATCGTCTTCGCCAACTCCCGGAGGCTCGCCGAGCGGCTGACCGCGCGGCTCAACGAGATCTACGCCGAGCGCCGCGAGACCGCGGCCGCCGATCGGCGCGAGGCGGGCGAGCCGGTGCCCGTCGGCGCGCTCCTCGAGCAGGCCGCCGGGTCGTCGGCTCCGCGCAGAGCCCCCGCCGAGGCGATGGGGGCCTCGGGTGCGACCAGCGGCTCCGGTCAGTCGGCTCCCGAGGACGAGCCGCTCCTCGCCCGCGCGCATCACGGCTCGGTGAGCAAGGAGCAGCGCGCGATCATCGAGGACGACCTCAAGTCGGGCCGGCTGCGCTGCGTCGTCGCCACGTCGAGCCTCGAGCTGGGCATCGACATGGGCGCCGTCGACCTGGTCGTCCAGGTCGAGACCCCGCCCTCGGTGGCGAGCGCCCTCCAGCGCGTCGGCCGCGCCGGACACCAGGTCGGGGAGATCTCGCGCGGCTCGTTCTACCCCAAGCACCGCGCCGATCTGCTGCACTCCGCCGTCACCACCGAGCGGATGCGCACGGGCCTCATCGAGGCGATCTCGGTGCCCGCGAACCCGCTCGACATCCTCGCGCAGCAGACCGTGGCCGCCACCGCGCTCGACGCGCTCGACGTCGACGAGTGGTTCGACACCGTCCGCCGCAGCGCGCCCTTCGTCTCGCTGCCGCGCTCGGCCTACGAGGCGACGCTCGACCTGCTCTCGGGGCGCTACCCCTCCGACCAGTTCGCGGAGCTCCGGCCGCGGCTGGTGTGGGACCGCGACGCCAACACGCTGACGGGCCGACCCGGCGCGCAGCGGCTCGCCGTGACGAGCGGCGGCACCATCCCCGATCGCGGGCTCTTCGGGGTGTTCATGGTCGGCGAGCCCGGCTCGACCGGCAACCGCGTGGGCGAGCTCGACGAGGAGATGGTCTACGAGTCCCGCGTGGGCGACGTCTTCGCGCTCGGCGCGACGAGCTGGCGGATCCAGGAGATCACCTACGACCGCGTGATCGTGACCCCGGCGTTCGGCGAGCCGGGGCGCCTCCCGTTCTGGAAGGGCGACTCGCAGGGCCGCCCCGCCGAGCTCGGCGAGGCGATCGGCGCGTTCACCCGCGAGATCGGCGGCGCCGCCCCCGACCCGGCGCGCGAGCGCTGCGCGGCCGCCGGGCTCGACGCCTTCGCGACGAGCAACCTGCTGTCCTTCCTCGACGAGCAGCGGATCGCCACCGGGCAGATCCCCGACGACCGCACCCTCGTGCTCGAGCGCTTCCGCGACGAGCTCGGCGACTGGCGGCTCGTGCTGCACTCCCCCTACGGCATGCAGGTCCACTCACCGTGGGCGCTCGCGGTGGGCGCGCGGGTGCGCGAGCGGCACGGAGTCGACGGCGCGGCGATGGCCGGTGACGACGGCATCGTCGTCCGCATCCCCGACACCGAGTCCGAGCCCCCGGGAGCCGAGCTGTTCCTCTTCGAGCGCGAGGAGCTCGAGCAGCTCGTCACGAGCGAGGTCGGCGGCTCCGCCCTGTTCGCCGCGCGGTTCCGGGAGTGCGCGGCGCGGGCGCTCCTCCTGCCGCGCTACAACCCCGGCAAGCGCTCCCCGCTCTGGCAGCAGCGCCAGCGCGCCGCGCAGCTGCTCGACGTGGCGCGCACCTACCCGACGTTCCCGATCATCCTCGAGACCGTGCGCGAGTGCCTCCAGGACGTCTACGACCTGCCCGCCCTCCTCCGGCTCGCCGCGCGACTGGACGGCCGCGAGCTGCGGATCCTCGAGGTCGAGACCCCGACCGCGAGTCCGTTCGCCCGCTCGATGCTGTTCGGCTACGTCGCCGCGTTCATGTACGAGGGCGACAGCCCGCTGGCCGAGCGCCGCGCGGCGGCCCTCTCGGTCGACGCGGCCCTGCTCGGCGAGCTCCTCGGACGCGCCGAGCTGCGCGAGCTGCTCGACCCGGCGGTGCTCGCGCAGATCGAGCGCGAGCTGCAGCGGGTGGAGCCGGAGCGGCGGCTGCGCGGTCTCGAGGGCGCCGCCGACCTCCTCCGCCTGCTGGGGCCCCTGACGATCGAGGAGCTCGGCGAGCGCCTCGTGGACGAGTCGGTCTCCTCGGCCGACGTCGCCGCCGCGCCTCCGCTCGCGCGCGAGACGCTCGACGCGCACGTGGCCGAGCTCGTGCGCACGAAGCGGGTCCTGCCCGTCGGCATCGGCGGCGAGCAGCGCTACGCGGCGATGGAGGACGCCTCGCGCCTGCGCGACGCGCTGGGCGTGCCCCTCCCGATCGGCGTGCCCGTGGCGTTCATCGACCCGGTGCGCGATCCGCTGGGCGACCTCGTGGCGCGCTACGCCCGGACGCACGGTCCGTTCGCCGCGCCCGCCGTCGCGACGAGGCTCGGCCTCGGAGTCGCGGTCGTCACCGACACGCTGCGCCGCCTCTCGGGCGAGCGCCGCGTCACCGAGGGCGAGTTCCGCCCCGACGGCACGGGCACCGAGTGGTGCGACGCCGAGGTCCTGCGGCGCCTGCGCAGCCGCTCGCTCGCCGCGCTGCGCAAGGAGGTCGAACCCGTCGACGCGGCCACCTACGGCCGCTTCCTCCCCGCCTGGCAGCACGTCGGCGGCTCGCTCCGCGGCATCGACGGCGTCGCCTCCGTGGTCGACCAGCTCGCGGGAGCGCCGATCCCGGCGTCGGCGTGGGAGTCGCTGATCCTGCCCGCGCGGGTGCGCGACTACTCCCCCGCCATGCTCGACGAGCTCACCGCGACCGGCGAGGTGCTCTGGGCCGGCGCGGGCACCCTGCCCGGCAACGACGGCTGGGTGAGCCTGCACCTCGCCGACACCGCCGGGCTCACTCTGCCGATCCCGGCCGGCGAGGCGGTCCCGCTCGGCGAGCTGCAGCAGGAGATCGTGGGCGTGCTGGGCTCGGGCGGCGGCTACTTCTTCCGTCAGCTCTCCGACGCCGTCGGCTCGACCGACGACGCGACGCTCGTCGAGGCGCTGTGGGAGCTCGTCTGGGCGGGCCTGCTGACCAACGACACGCTCGCTCCGCTGCGCACCCTCGTCGGCTCGACCGGAGGCGCGCACCGCCAGCCGCGCGCGCCCGCCCGAGCCCGCGCGCAGCGGGGGCGCACGACCGCCCGCCCGACCATGGTGACCCGCGTCGGCCCGCCCACCGCGGGCGGCCGCTGGTCGATCGTCCCGCTGGCCGAGTCCGACCCGACGATCCGGGGGCACGCCCTCGGCGAGACGCTCCTCGAGCGCTACGGCATCGTGACGCGCGGCTCCGTGCAGGCCGAGGGGGTGCTCGGAGGCTTCGCGCTGGCCTACAAGGTCCTCAGCGGCTTCGAGCAGCAGGGGCGCGCCCGGCGCGGCTACTTCATCGAGAAGCTCGGTGCCGCGCAGTTCGGCACCGCGGGGAGCGTCGACCGCCTCCGCACCTTCGTGCCGCAGGACGAGGTGCGCGAGCGTCCGCGGCCCGTCCTCGCCCTGGCGGCGACCGACCCCGCGAACCCGTTCGGCGCCGCCCTGCCCTGGCCGCAGGGCGAGGGCCACCGGCCGGGGCGGAAGGCCGGCGCGCTCGTCGCGATCGTCGACGGTGCGCTCGCCGTCTACCTCGAGCGCGGCGGCAAGACGGCCCTCACCTTCACCGACGACGAGGCGGCCCTCGCCGGCGCGGCCGGCGCCCTCAGCGGGCTGGTGCGCTCGCGCGGGGTCGAGAAGCTCACCGTCGAGAAGATCGACGGAGTCTTCGCCCTCGGCACGCCGCTCGGCGACGCCCTCACCGCCGCCGGCTTCGTCGCCAATCCGCGGGGCCTGAGGATGCGCGCGTGAGCCGCGAGGGGAGCCTCCGTGCCCGAGGGTGACACCGTCTACCGATCCGCGCACAACCTCGCCGAGGCGCTCGACGGCCAGGTCCTGACCCGGTGCGACGTGCGCGTGTCGAAGTTCGCCACCGTCGACCTCACCGGCGAGACGATCGACTCGGTCGTGCCGCGCGGCAAGCACCTGCTGATGCGCGTCGGCGACGCCGTCATCCACTCCCACCTCAAGATGGAGGGCAGCTGGCACCTCTACCCGATCGGAGGCGGCGAGCGGCCGAAGTGGCACCGGCCCGCGTTCCAGGCGCGCATCGTCCTCGAGACCGCCGAGTGGCAGGCCGTCGGCTTCGAGCTGGGGCTCCTCGAGATCGTGCCCCGCACCGCGGAGGAGGACGTCGTCGGCTACCTCGGCCCCGACCTCCTCGGCCCCGACTGGGACTCCGAGGAGGCGCTCCGGCGCCTCTCGGCCGATCCCGAGCGCCCGATCGGCCTCGCCCTGCTCGACCAGCGGATCATGGCCGGACTCGGCAACGTCTACCGCGCCGAGCTCTGCTTCCTCCGTGGGGTGCTGCCCACCCGCCCGGTCGGCGAGAGCGGCGACCTCGTGCGCACGATCGCCCTCGCGAAGAAGCTGATCACCGTCAACCGCGAGCGCATCGAGCGCACGACCACCGGCAACCTCCGCCCCGGCCAGCAGCTCTGGGTCTACGGCCGCGACCGCAAGCCGTGCCGGCGCTGCCGCACCCCGATCCTCCGCGGAGAGCTCGGCGACGACGAGCTGCAGCTGCGGGTCACCTACTGGTGCCCGCACTGCCAGACCTGAGGGCGGTCTACTCCTCGACGGCCGAGCGGTGCCCGGGGACGTGCTTGACGTGCAAGTCGAGGTCGGTGAGCCGCTCGATGCGGTCGACGTGCCGGCCGGCCTCGGCGCCGTCGGCGACGATCCAGCTGCCGACGAGGAGGAAGCCGT
The genomic region above belongs to Rathayibacter sp. VKM Ac-2759 and contains:
- a CDS encoding NUDIX hydrolase family protein encodes the protein MSVRTPDPNSGWLSDDELADIRRRLPLLYVEAVPVRVDGLGQVTEVGVLLRATPSGQITRTIVSGRVMYGETLRDALFRHLEKDLGPMAFPLLPASPLPFHVAEYFPMPGMGPFTDERQHAVSLAYVVPVTGTCDPRQDALELTWMTPDEASSDAVSAEMEGGRGALVRAALASVGRLR
- a CDS encoding alpha/beta hydrolase-fold protein, which encodes MGIDPNAVLWSSSEKDRTGRPLLVLLHGYGSHEGDLFSLGVYLPLEPVLASLRAPLALGGGANAWWPLRVPLDPEEPRADPVAVEAATRGVLEWLDALDHPGPVGLLGFSQGAALAVQLLRRAPERFAFAVALSGFVVPAVPGDEADARLVRERPHVFWGRGTLDTVIPVELVSDAAAWFPGHTALDARVYEGVAHGVGQAELADVGAFIRARFA
- a CDS encoding DEAD/DEAH box helicase, giving the protein MSTIPSFSALGTPAPLVAALTASGITEPFPIQVDTLPDTLNGRDVLGRGKTGSGKTLAFSIPMIARLGGSLAGGRRRPGRPLGLVLAPTRELATQITAAMQPLADAYGIVTTTIFGGVSQQRQVAALKQGVDIVVACPGRLEDLMKQGFVNLDAVEITVLDEADHMADLGFLPVVTRILDKTPRGGQRLLFSATLDNGVDKLVKKYLQNEVLHSVDEANSPVALMTHHVFEVDGLDSKNALVKTLASGTGRRILFMRTKHHAKKLAKQLTGQGIPAVDLHGNLSQVARDRNLAAFGAGTVKVLVATDVAARGVHVDDVELVIHVDPPMEHKAYLHRSGRTARAGSEGDVVTVVLPTQRGDVKTLLRKAAIQVTPQQVTADSAAVSKLVGDVAAYVTPTAVVEPARGQSQGGRSQGANAQRKRVARTEGGAAPAAAAASARRPRLRPSPSRAQLVRGRSPRRRAPAAAVAPQERPRPAAARARSTAPPPAAPRPRLPPVASAAAAVARRAEFVCAPRSGAPRSADRVVAIRRACCERLGRFARTRIGRSPREVSAGLPRNPRQACAGSSTEGRVGLGRHQSFQAHPAFSRPVRSSRALDRGSTPANVPEPADARPRPRLQTPSEDAAASPTRPTPCTRGEAERVIRVPANRARWNARRSTGRGHLAEPTAVGRSAAHKTAQPNRARQNA
- a CDS encoding ATP-dependent helicase; the protein is MPNVLDRFSPATRAWFEGAFPAPTSAQEGAWTAISSGSHALVVAPTGSGKTLSAFLWAIDRLVQGPPPEDPQHRTRVLYVSPLKALGVDVERNLRSPLVGVTQTALRLSAEGIGTAPSTVTVGVRSGDTPAAERRVLQKTPPDILITTPESLYLMLTSAARESLRGVETVIVDEVHAVASTKRGAHLAVSLERLDALLPKPVQRIGLSATVRPREEVARFLAGRSPVQIVAPASEKRWDLSVVVPVEDMSELGATTQQEGSTMGATGPQSGSIWPHIEESIVDRVLAHTSSIVFANSRRLAERLTARLNEIYAERRETAAADRREAGEPVPVGALLEQAAGSSAPRRAPAEAMGASGATSGSGQSAPEDEPLLARAHHGSVSKEQRAIIEDDLKSGRLRCVVATSSLELGIDMGAVDLVVQVETPPSVASALQRVGRAGHQVGEISRGSFYPKHRADLLHSAVTTERMRTGLIEAISVPANPLDILAQQTVAATALDALDVDEWFDTVRRSAPFVSLPRSAYEATLDLLSGRYPSDQFAELRPRLVWDRDANTLTGRPGAQRLAVTSGGTIPDRGLFGVFMVGEPGSTGNRVGELDEEMVYESRVGDVFALGATSWRIQEITYDRVIVTPAFGEPGRLPFWKGDSQGRPAELGEAIGAFTREIGGAAPDPARERCAAAGLDAFATSNLLSFLDEQRIATGQIPDDRTLVLERFRDELGDWRLVLHSPYGMQVHSPWALAVGARVRERHGVDGAAMAGDDGIVVRIPDTESEPPGAELFLFEREELEQLVTSEVGGSALFAARFRECAARALLLPRYNPGKRSPLWQQRQRAAQLLDVARTYPTFPIILETVRECLQDVYDLPALLRLAARLDGRELRILEVETPTASPFARSMLFGYVAAFMYEGDSPLAERRAAALSVDAALLGELLGRAELRELLDPAVLAQIERELQRVEPERRLRGLEGAADLLRLLGPLTIEELGERLVDESVSSADVAAAPPLARETLDAHVAELVRTKRVLPVGIGGEQRYAAMEDASRLRDALGVPLPIGVPVAFIDPVRDPLGDLVARYARTHGPFAAPAVATRLGLGVAVVTDTLRRLSGERRVTEGEFRPDGTGTEWCDAEVLRRLRSRSLAALRKEVEPVDAATYGRFLPAWQHVGGSLRGIDGVASVVDQLAGAPIPASAWESLILPARVRDYSPAMLDELTATGEVLWAGAGTLPGNDGWVSLHLADTAGLTLPIPAGEAVPLGELQQEIVGVLGSGGGYFFRQLSDAVGSTDDATLVEALWELVWAGLLTNDTLAPLRTLVGSTGGAHRQPRAPARARAQRGRTTARPTMVTRVGPPTAGGRWSIVPLAESDPTIRGHALGETLLERYGIVTRGSVQAEGVLGGFALAYKVLSGFEQQGRARRGYFIEKLGAAQFGTAGSVDRLRTFVPQDEVRERPRPVLALAATDPANPFGAALPWPQGEGHRPGRKAGALVAIVDGALAVYLERGGKTALTFTDDEAALAGAAGALSGLVRSRGVEKLTVEKIDGVFALGTPLGDALTAAGFVANPRGLRMRA
- a CDS encoding DNA-formamidopyrimidine glycosylase family protein, whose product is MPEGDTVYRSAHNLAEALDGQVLTRCDVRVSKFATVDLTGETIDSVVPRGKHLLMRVGDAVIHSHLKMEGSWHLYPIGGGERPKWHRPAFQARIVLETAEWQAVGFELGLLEIVPRTAEEDVVGYLGPDLLGPDWDSEEALRRLSADPERPIGLALLDQRIMAGLGNVYRAELCFLRGVLPTRPVGESGDLVRTIALAKKLITVNRERIERTTTGNLRPGQQLWVYGRDRKPCRRCRTPILRGELGDDELQLRVTYWCPHCQT